Proteins encoded together in one Prosthecobacter debontii window:
- a CDS encoding DUF2971 domain-containing protein translates to MISVEVEYALRTKANLIAAAAYTLQSKLPGEFKGRLPTAKQLADLVRVERRVGNEKTVTQAEPVTLICDPSMLFFKYQKPGLLEFNMLRKGEIFFASPSELNDPNECRPRYILKGSEDLWQRLAKFILQNVVFHSEQFSSRGQEALSKLLSVSDQIGTQLKLAVSNRDLGLEELAELFINILAPLVPIEKTFDSVHLARLAKEFINSKLPIIAAEDRYISSFSLSATNPTMWGHYAGAEKGFVIIYQTEDNTIHVRSPIRVLDGCRPLNESGDHMEIGTYDNDCLQLHRIRYGVRPPTVNLFHRMIHRFSYSEQEDHFDVPAIIMGDAAPKEEELIGLVKYSGWRYEQELRAFFPFHGTALPDIRVLSAAKSVKGLIFGPRMSEEDRARSVLCCHIMKKSLGSLADPADDFEPLVFFEARLLVNRFGFDVTPLGVLAEHFSKHGLPFTPVSETNPAVQEVVMKMAKQIADGD, encoded by the coding sequence TTGATCTCAGTGGAAGTCGAGTATGCCCTCCGCACCAAAGCCAACCTCATCGCCGCCGCCGCCTACACCTTGCAATCCAAGCTGCCCGGTGAGTTCAAGGGCAGACTGCCGACGGCGAAACAACTGGCGGATCTTGTGCGGGTGGAGAGGAGGGTGGGAAATGAGAAAACCGTTACCCAGGCTGAACCCGTCACACTAATTTGCGACCCCTCCATGCTCTTCTTTAAGTATCAGAAACCCGGTCTTCTCGAATTCAATATGCTTCGGAAAGGCGAGATCTTCTTTGCCTCCCCATCTGAGTTGAACGACCCCAACGAGTGCCGCCCTCGGTATATCCTCAAGGGAAGCGAAGATCTTTGGCAGCGTTTAGCAAAGTTCATTCTTCAAAATGTGGTTTTCCATTCGGAGCAGTTTTCAAGCCGAGGACAGGAGGCTCTGAGCAAGCTCCTGAGTGTTAGCGATCAGATTGGAACCCAACTCAAACTGGCCGTGAGCAATCGCGACCTCGGCTTGGAAGAACTGGCTGAATTATTTATCAATATCCTTGCTCCACTTGTCCCCATCGAAAAGACGTTCGATTCAGTCCACCTAGCGCGTCTGGCCAAAGAGTTCATCAACAGCAAACTCCCCATCATCGCTGCCGAAGATAGATATATCAGTTCATTCTCATTGAGTGCCACAAACCCAACAATGTGGGGCCATTACGCAGGGGCGGAGAAGGGCTTCGTGATCATCTATCAAACTGAGGACAATACTATCCATGTTCGATCTCCAATCAGGGTATTGGATGGATGCAGGCCTCTCAATGAAAGCGGTGACCACATGGAAATCGGAACCTATGACAATGACTGCCTCCAGCTTCACCGGATCCGTTATGGTGTGCGTCCGCCCACGGTGAATCTATTCCATCGCATGATTCACAGGTTTTCCTACTCGGAACAAGAGGATCATTTTGATGTGCCGGCAATTATCATGGGTGACGCAGCGCCGAAAGAAGAGGAACTTATCGGCTTAGTTAAGTATTCAGGCTGGAGGTATGAGCAGGAGTTGCGAGCTTTTTTCCCATTTCACGGCACAGCTCTTCCAGATATCCGGGTATTAAGCGCCGCAAAAAGCGTCAAAGGCTTGATATTTGGGCCCAGAATGTCCGAGGAAGACAGAGCTCGCTCGGTTCTGTGCTGCCACATCATGAAAAAATCGTTGGGTAGTTTGGCAGATCCGGCAGATGACTTCGAGCCATTAGTATTCTTTGAAGCCCGGCTACTGGTTAATCGTTTCGGCTTCGATGTGACACCCTTGGGCGTCCTCGCGGAACACTTTTCTAAGCACGGTCTTCCATTCACGCCCGTCTCCGAAACAAATCCAGCAGTCCAAGAAGTGGTGATGAAAATGGCCAAACAGATCGCAGACGGGGATTGA